A DNA window from Ornithodoros turicata isolate Travis chromosome 10, ASM3712646v1, whole genome shotgun sequence contains the following coding sequences:
- the LOC135370202 gene encoding sodium/mannose cotransporter SLC5A10-like has translation MEGKHLLSTTLDAPDIAVVAAYFVSVLAVGIWSSMKSKRDTMSGYFLAGRGMNFVLVGTSLFASNMGTDHFVGLSGSGAAGGITISVFELNALFVVLILAWVFVPVYLASGVFTMPEYLRKRFGGQRIRIYLAVLALLLYIFTKISADLYAGALFIRESLNWNLYASIAVLLAITVISTVGGGLTAVLWIDFVQALITVLGASVLAALAFIEVGGYDALIRKFANATAPTEEAGHDSMNQTCGTIPERYMHLFRSAGDSEMPWPGMTLGVTINAIWYWCSDQVIVQRSLSSKDLSHAKAGSILTGYLKLLPLFVMVFPGMAARVLYPDIIGCSRPDKCQQYCGNEYGCTNIAYPLLVLKLMPVGGKGLMMAVMTASLVGNLASIFNSASTLFTVDIWDTVRKRRSSEMELLLVGRCFVAVLVAVSIMWIPVIEASSGSRLFDYIQSVTSYMAPPVCAVYLLAITWERINEPGAFWGLMVGLAMGMARFIWEYTYSLPPCASGLPDPRPDIITKVHYLHYGIMCFVVTATTATLVSLCTKPIPPDRLYRLTYWTIESTEPRRDLETNRRPSLCQDTGHANAACAKEDDDVHVNGEVPTVDILQIAETPEQVRQHRPKWKRALFWICGAEIEKENVSPPDLTPAEEALEAVRAIQEKPVLRRLCAINGLVLLGVACFVFGYYA, from the exons ATGGAGGGTAAGCACCTGCTAAGTACTACGCTGGACGCTCCTGACATAGCCGTGGTTGCGGCTTACTTTGTGTCTGTACTCGCTGTTGGAATATGG TCCTCCATGAAGAGCAAACGGGACACTATGAGCGGATATTTCCTCGCAGGTCGTGGAATGAATTTCGTACTG GTTGGAACATCCCTGTTTGCAAGCAATATGGGCACGGACCATTTTGTCGGTCTATCGGGTTCAGGTGCTGCTGGAGGAATCACCATTTCCGTTTTCGAACTGAAC GCGCTGTTCGTCGTGCTCATCTTGGCCTGGGTGTTCGTTCCGGTTTACCTGGCTTCTGGG GTGTTCACAATGCCAGAGTATCTTAGGAAGCGGTTCGGAGGCCAAAGAATACGCATCTACCTCGCAGTACTAGCCTTACTGCTGTACATATTCACGAAGATATCG gCGGATCTATATGCAGGAGCCTTGTTTATTCGGGAGTCTCTCAACTGGAACCTCTATGCTTCCATTGCTGTCCTTCTCGCTATCACAGTTATCTCTACAGTGGGCG GCGGGTTAACTGCGGTGCTCTGGATTGATTTCGTCCAAGCACTTATCACTGTCCTTGGTGCCTCAGTGTTAGCTGCGTTGG CCTTCATAGAGGTCGGGGGGTACGATGCTCTTATCCGGAAGTTCGCCAACGCTACGGCGCCCACCGAAGAGGCGGGCCACGATTCCATGAACCAAACATGTGGCACAATACCAGAACGGTACATGCACCTGTTCCGGTCGGCAGGAGACAGCGAAATGCCTTGGCCGGGGATGACGCTCGGGGTCACCATCAACGCCATTTGGTATTGGTGCTCTGACCAA GTAATAGTGCAACGATCTCTGTCTTCAAAGGATCTGTCACATGCAAAAGCCGGCAGCATTCTCACTGGCTATCTCAAACTCCTTCCTTTGTTTGTTATGGTATTTCCAGGAATGGCCGCGCGTGTCCTATATCCAG ACATCATAGGCTGCTCCAGACCTGACAAGTGCCAGCAATATTGCGGCAACGAGTACGGTTGCACGAACATCGCATATCCTCTATTGGTTCTGAAGCTGATGCCAGTGG GCGGCAAGGGATTGATGATGGCAGTGATGACGGCCTCCTTGGTTGgtaacttagcttccatattcaACAGCGCTTCCACACTCTTCACCGTCGACATATGGGACACCGTACGCAAAAGACGATCATCCGAGATGGAGCTGCTTCTCGTAGGAAG ATGCTTCGTGGCGGTCCTGGTGGCTGTCAGCATCATGTGGATACCAGTGATTGAAGCGTCATCTGGGAGCCGACTCTTCGATTACATTCAGAGCGTCACCAGTTATATGGCTCCCCCGGTCTGTGCAGTGTATCTTCTAGCAATTACGTGGGAGCGCATTAATGAACCA GGCGCCTTCTGGGGCTTGATGGTGGGCCTCGCGATGGGCATGGCACGTTTCATCTGGGAGTATACGTACTCCCTTCCCCCCTGCGCATCAGGGTTGCCTGATCCTCGTCCGGATATTATCACCAAGGTTCACTACCTCCACTACGGGATAATGTGCTTCGTTGTAACGGCGACCACGGCCACGTTGGTCTCCCTCTGCACGAAGCCAATCCCTCCAGACAGG CTATATCGCCTGACGTATTGGACAATTGAGTCGACTGAGCCGAGGAGGGATTTGGAAACGAACCGCCGGCCCAGTCTATGTCAAGACACAGGCCATGCTAACGCTGCGTGTGCAAAGGAGGACGACGACGTACACGTCAATGGAGAAGTGCCCACCGTGGATATTCTGCAGATCG CCGAAACCCCCGAGCAAGTACGGCAGCATCGGCCCAAGTGGAAAAGGGCACTGTTCTGGATCTGCGGGGCGGAGATCGAAAAAGAGAATGTGTCCCCTCCAGATCTGACTCCTGCCGAAGAAGCCCTCGAGGCCGTGCGCGCCATCCAGGAAAAGCCTGTGCTGCGGCGACTGTGTGCCATCAACGGACTCGTTCTGCTGGGAGTAGCCTGCTTCGTGTTCGGCTACTATGCTTGA
- the LOC135369743 gene encoding uncharacterized protein LOC135369743, whose protein sequence is MLVLPSIPFSDPQKVASKNSKRWTEAGRRTPESWPQKIVDRGWEKDPRKLASENSKRWTGAGRRTPKRWPQKTVRGGQRLEEGPPKAGLRKQKEVEWDENDFGNLGLSKRD, encoded by the exons ATGTTAGTCTTACCTTCTATTCCATTTTCA GACCCCCAAAAGGTGGCCTCAAAAAACagtaagag GTGGACAGAGGCTGGGAGAAGGACCCCCGAAAGTTGGCCTCAGAAAATA GTGGACAGGGGCTGGGAGAAGGACCCCCGAAAGTTGGCCTCAGAAAATAGTAAGAG GTGGACAGGGGCTGGAAGAAGGACCCCCAAAAGGTGGCCTCAAAAAACagtaagag GTGGACAAAGGCTGGAAGAAGGACCTCCGAAAGCTGGCCTCAGAAAACAgaaagag gtggaatggGATGAGAACGACTTCGGAAATTTGGGCCTCAGCAAACGAGATTAG